A genomic window from Salvia splendens isolate huo1 unplaced genomic scaffold, SspV2 ctg152, whole genome shotgun sequence includes:
- the LOC121789140 gene encoding chaperone protein ClpB3, chloroplastic-like — protein sequence MASASSFAPVRLHLDTAMSPQALVSVNCSTNLGSLTSPNRLHLMHKSVALTRQLSRFHRKSRSFSVRCDASSNGRITQSEFTEMAWQAIVSSPEEAKSNKHQIVETEHLMKALLEQKNGLARRIFSKAGVDNTRLLDATEKYIQRQPKVLGDSAGSMLGRDLEGLIQRARDYKKEFGDSFVSVEHLVLGFAEDNRFGKQLFKDFQLSLKTVKDAIQSIRGKQTVIDQDPEGKYEALEKYGNDLTAMARAGKLDPVIGRDDEIRRCIQILSRRTKNNPVLIGEPGVGKTAISEGLAQRIVQGDVPQALMNRKLISLDMGALIAGAKYRGEFEDRLKAVLKEVTDSDGQIILFIDEIHTVVGAGATNGAMDAGNLLKPMLGRGELRCIGATTLDEYRKYIEKDPALERRFQQVYVDQPTVEDTISILRGLRERYELHHGVRISDSALVEAAILSDRYISGRFLPDKAIDLVDEAAAKLKMEITSKPTALDEINRAVLKLEMERLSLKNDTDRATKDRLNRLEDELSLLKQRQTELNEQWEHEKTVMTRLQSIKEEIDRVNLEIQQAEREYDLNRAAELKYGSLNSLQRQLEIAEKELDEYIRSGKSMLREEVSGSDIAEIVSKWTGIPVSKLQQSEREKLLHLEEELHKRVIGQNPAVTAVAEAIQRSRAGLSDPHRPIASFMFMGPTGVGKTELAKALASYLFNTEDALVRIDMSEYMEKHAVSRLIGAPPGYVGYEEGGQLTETVRRRPYAVILFDEIEKAHSDVFNVFLQILDDGRVTDSQGRTVSFTNCVIIMTSNVGSQYILNQEDDDTSKEMAYETIKQRVMDAARSIFRPEFMNRVDEYIVFQPLDRDQISNIVRLQLDRVQKRIADRKMKMKVSDGAIQLLGSLGYDPNYGARPVKRVIQQYIENELAKGILRGDFKDEDTVLVDTEVTAFGNGQLPQQKLVFRKLGSGSGSNVDQRSQDQAFSPTQ from the exons ATGGCGTCGGCGTCCTCCTTCGCCCCCGTGCGGCTTCACTTGGACACCGCCATGTCCCCTCAGGCGCTAGTATCTGTTAATTGTTCAACCAATCTCGGCTCTCTCACTTCGCCTAATCGGTTGCACTTAATGCACAAAAGTGTTGCATTGACCAGACAATTGAGTAGATTTCATCGAAAGTCGCGCTCATTCAGCGTGCGGTGTGATGCGTCGTCCAATGGAAGA ATTACGCAGTCGGAGTTCACGGAGATGGCGTGGCAAGCGATTGTGTCGTCGCCGGAGGAGGCGAAGAGCAATAAGCATCAGATAGTGGAGACTGAGCATTTGATGAAAGCTCTTTTGGAGCAGAAGAACGGCCTTGCTCGTCGGATATTTTCCAAGGCTGGGGTGGATAATACTAGACTGCTTGATGCTACTGAGAAATACATTCAGCGTCAGCCCAAG GTTCTTGGAGATTCAGCTGGATCAATGTTAGGACGAGATTTGGAAGGGCTGATACAGCGAGCCAGGGATTACAAGAAAGAGTTTGGCGATTCATTTGTCTCAGTAGAGCATTTAGTTCTTGGTTTTGCAGAGGATAACCGGTTTGGGAAGCAATTATTTAAGGATTTCCAGCTTTCTCTGAAAACAGTTAAAGACGCCATTCAGTCAATAAGGGGAAAACAGACTGTTATTGACCAAG ATCCTGAAGGAAAATATGAAGCACTAGAAAAATATGGAAATGATTTAACAGCCATGGCAAGAGCTGGAAAGCTGGACCCTGTTATAGGAAGAGATGACGAAATACGCAGATGCATTCAGATTCTTTCAAGGAGAACAAAGAACAATCCTGTTTTAATTGGTGAACCTGGTGTTGGGAAAACTGCAATATCTGAAGG GCTGGCCCAGAGAATTGTGCAAGGAGATGTTCCTCAGGCTTTGATGAATCGCAAG TTGATATCCCTTGACATGGGAGCTCTCATTGCTGGTGCAAAATACCGTGGAGAATTTGAAGATAGGCTGAAGGCTGTTCTTAAGGAAGTTACTGATTCAGATGGCCAGATAATACTTTTTATTGATGAGATTCACACAGTAGTTGGTGCAG GTGCTACAAATGGTGCAATGGATGCTGGAAACCTCTTGAAACCCATGCTTGGTCGTGGAGAGCTCCGATGCATTGGTGCAACCACATTAGATGAGTACCGTAAGTACATTGAAAAAGATCCGGCCCTGGAACGGCGGTTTCAGCAAGTTTATGTAGACCAACCTACTGTGGAAGACACCATCTCCATTCTCCGTGGTTTGCGTGAGAGATATGAGCTGCACCACGGAGTTCGAATTTCAGATAGTGCACTCGTTGAAGCTGCAATTTTATCAGATCGCTACATTAGTGGGCGCTTTCTTCCTGACAAAG CCATTGACCTGGTTGATGAAGCAGCTGCAAAACTAAAAATGGAGATTACCTCAAAGCCAACAGCTCTTGATGAAATCAACCGTGCAGTTCTTAAACTTGAGATGGAAAGGTTATCACTGAAAAATGATACTGATAGAGCGACAAAAGATAGGTTGAATCGCCTTGAAGATGAACTATCCCTCTTAAAGCAGAGGCAAACCGAACTGAATGAGCAGTGGGAGCATGAAAAAACTGTCATGACACGCCTTCAATCTATTAAGGAGGAA ATTGACAGAGTAAATCTTGAGATCCAGCAGGCTGAGCGAGAGTATGATCTTAATCGTGCGGCTGAGCTGAAATATGGGAGCCTTAATTCACTGCAGCGTCAGCTTGAAATTGCAGAGAAGGAACTGGATGAGTATATAAGGTCTGGGAAGTCAATGCTTAGGGAAGAAGTTTCTGGTAGTGATATTGCTGAAATTGTAAGTAAATGGACTGGCATTCCTGTTTCCAAACTCCAACAGTCTGAAAGGGAGAAGTTGTTGCATTTAGAGGAGGAGCTGCATAAACGTGTGATTGGTCAAAATCCAGCAGTAACAGCAGTTGCTGAAGCTATACAGAGATCAAGGGCTGGCCTCTCAGATCCTCACCGTCCAATTGCTAGCTTTATGTTCATGGGTCCCACAGGTGTTGGAAAGACAGAGCTGGCTAAGGCTCTCGCTTCCTATTTATTCAACACAGAAGATGCTCTGGTGAGAATTGATATGAGCGAGTATATGGAGAAGCATGCGGTCTCACGATTAATTGGGGCCCCTCCTGGCTATGTTGGATATGAAGAAGGAGGGCAACTGACAGAGACTGTTCGGAGGAGGCCATACGCAGTTATTTTGTTTGATGAGATAGAGAAGGCTCACTCCGATGTATTCAACGTGTTCCTTCAAATCCTAGATGATGGTAGAGTAACTGACTCGCAAGGACGCACTGTTAGCTTCACCAACTGTGTAATTATCATGACATCAAATGTGGGTTCACAGTATATACTGAACCAGGAGGATGATGACACGTCTAAGGAGATGGCCTATGAAACTATAAAGCAAAGAGTAATGGATGCCGCAAGATCAATATTCCGTCCAGAGTTCATGAATCGAGTGGACGAGTACATCGTATTCCAACCTCTTGATCGCGATCAGATTAGCAATATTGTCAGGTTACAG TTGGATAGAGTGCAAAAGAGGATAGCAGATcgaaagatgaagatgaaggtgaGTGATGGTGCAATACAACTCTTGGGTAGTCTGGGATACGATCCAAACTATGGGGCAAGGCCGGTGAAACGTGTGATCCAGCAATACATCGAAAACGAGCTAGCAAAGGGGATTTTGAGAGGAGACTTCAAAGATGAGGATACCGTACTCGTGGACACTGAAGTCACAGCCTTCGGCAATGGGCAGTTGCCTCAGCAGAAGCTCGTCTTCAGAAAGCTGGGCTCGGGCTCCGGCTCCAATGTGGACCAAAGAAGCCAAGACCAAGCTTTCTCACCAACGCAATGA